GAAATCGGCTATACTCTTTATTACTGGTCTATAATAGGATTTTATAAAATCTACATCCTTCCATCTAGAAAAATGAAACCAGAGAGTATATAAGAATAGCGCGCTCTCATCTTCTTGTATAGGTAAATAATCTAAAGTCCAAGGATGCCATGTAGAGCCGAAGTGACCTTCAACAGTATATTTGTGGAATAATGCATTATTTATAGTAACAAGTCTTCTCGTAAACTCGAAAAATTGTCTTGGTTTATCAAAATATCCCATGAGCTCAAGAGCCATTATACAGAAAGCGGCATCCCTATGCCAAACGTAATTATAAGTATCCCTATTAAACCTTAAGATGTCTGTATCTAAGGAAGCTATTACTGCACCGTTATTCTGTATATGAGATTGTAAAATTAACAAATTTCTCTTTAAAATGGAATTATACTCACCATAATCCTCTACTTTATTAAGCCATGCCTTCCAGTAGTCTTTATTCCTTTTTAGGAGGAGTTGAGGAGTTCTTTTCTTTACGTATTCATTTAAAGTCCTTATTTCATTATAATTTTTACCAGCTACTAACCATATGTAAAAGTCGCTATATGCCTTAAAACTCACTGCGAAATCAACTGAGCCTTGGGCTATTGGATTCCCAGATAACTCACCGTCTTCACAATCCTTCCAAGTACCTAAATAACCCTTATATTCCTTAGTACCAGTAGCATATTGATAAAAGGGGATAGATGAGGAGAGCAAAAACCATCTAGAACCCTTATATTGTATTATCGAGTCAGAATATGGGTCGAAGAGCGCAGTATCACCGTCTGGTATACCACCTATGTGAAAATCAAAAGCTACGAAAACTCTAACGTCCTTATCCTCTCCACCCTTAAGTGAAACTTTCCTTATCCAAATGTCATAAGCCATATCTATAACATCCTCTAAGTAAAAACTTACATTCTTGAAGGAAAATGTGGAATAAACTGCTAATGTGTCATCTAAGTATCCTATTTTAGGATTTAATTGCTCAATCCAGCTAAAATTTCCATTTATCCAAATTCCAAACCTACCTTTATCTAAGTTATTTGATGTAGTTAGAGGCCAATAAAGTTCCCTAATTACAAAATTATTATCATATAAAGCAGTCAACGAACCATTGCCTAAGATTAGGTATCTAGTCATGTACTATACTATTAATAACAAAAATATTTTCCTTTCTGTTGTATACTTTTTAATAAAAATTATATCATATATCTTCATATATCTCTCACCTATCTCTCACCAATATTACTTAATCTAAGTTAAGAGAAAATTTAACCTACGTTCATTTTAAATCTGACTTGCATACCACCTTAAAATGGCTAAATTTTCCTTCCAGAGGATTCATAGTTCCTATCATCAATTAGGGATTATATCTCTTATTTAATGGACAGTCAGGGATATAGAACTTCACCACGAAAAGGAGACTTTCATTATTAAGCTCTAGTCCCTTATGAGGGAGATATTATTATTTATTTCTTACTCAGTTCTATTAAACCCTCAATCGAGCTGAGGGGCTAATAAAGAGTAAGTATCATGAGAAAAGTTTTTAAAAAATAATAAAAGTAAAAATATATATAATATTATTTTGTAGATTTGGGAAAAAGTTTTTAAATAATTATTCATAGAAAACATATGAAAAGAATATATATAATATTCTTCGTGATAGCTCTAGGATTAAGTATCATAACTGCTTCTATAAGTCTAAACCATAATAAATCTATAGATCCCTCTAGTATTTATACCTTACAACCAGCGAATTTAGGAAATACTCAAAATTACCTAATTAACCCAGTTTTTCCTGCTCATACTATTGCTAGTCAGTACGGTTTCGTTACTGAAGGAAACGGGAGGGTTTTCATAGGAGGATTATATGAAAGTGGTAACGGATATTTAGCTGGAGCTAAAGGAGCAGCAGTAGTGGCATCGATGTTAGCATATCAACCTTTAACTGAGTACGATTATTACCTTTATATCACATCACCTTCTCCAATAAATGTAGGCGGCGCAGTAAAAACGGACTCAGCTACAGTGCTATTTCTTGCTTCTATGTTAAACGATCAATCTTCTATAAATAAATCAATGTACTTCCTAGGTGATGTTGGACTAGAAGGATATATGTATTCAACTGGTGTAGTTTATCAGAGGGTAGTTCAGTTATATGAGGGAGGAATATACTACCTAGTAGTACCCTACATGATGGCTTTAGCTGAAGGGAATAACTTTCAGATGGCAGAACAATTTGCTAAACAACATAATATTACTTTGATGACTGCAGAGGATATACCACAAATGTATGAAATACTGACTAATCAAATGTTACCTAAACCTTCTGGATATTTAGATCTACAATTTAATATTACTTCTGGATATTATTCTCTAAGCAAAATATATAGCGAATATTTATCTTTAGCAAATATGAATGGCGTAAATCAAGATATACTTTCTACCGCTGAACAATATTGGAGTGAGGCTGAGGCTCTAGCGTCAAGTGGAAACTTCACAGCATTCTATATCTATCCTAATCCTGCTATTTCAGCAATTACTTTACTTGTAAATGCTACGCATAATACTAGCATATTGTATACTCAAGTTAACGAAGCCGTTAATGATGCATATAAAACTATGAACTTATGGAAATTGGAGACTGCAGCTGAAGCCGAGTATTTATTGCAAAGTAATAATGTAAGTCTAGAGGTTTTAGCAAACGCGTGGGCTGGTTTGAGCTTAAGTATAAAAGTAGGGCCAACCATAACTCCTTACGGTCTTTATAGCGGATTATATAACATGTTTGTAAGCGATGTGTACTCAGCAGAATACGTTAATGCAATTACTGGTACTCATATAGGTAATATAACTTTATTAACACAAATCTATGATAACCCTAATGTATTATATGACTATGGATTCTTAGCTAATTACTATGCAAAATTAGCCATAGCATTAAGAGATTATTATCTAAATCAACTTAATCAGAGTAGTAGACAACTTATATATCAAAATATAGATAGCTATATGAAAAACTTAACTACAATTCTTGAAAACGCTGCTGCATATTATGATGGTCCTTCAGTAGTAGGGTATATATTAATAAAGGCTGGAGAGACTACAGGCAACTTAAATCTACTTTATTATTCAATGGCGTTTATAAGGTTTACGATGAACACAGAGCAATTAACATGGTATAACGCTGATTGAAAATTATATAAAATCAATTTATTTTTGTTTTAAAGCTAACAAGTGAAGTAATTTATGAAGCGCTTAGCACGAACTACAGTTTAAGTTCTAATAGTTTCTTTTTCGAAATTTCTACGACGTGAATATACTTTGTTCGTAAGAAATGCTTATTTATTAATATTTTAAAAATTTAATGATGTCACCTAAAACGTTAACAGAAAAAATTTTAAGTAGGGCTGCTGGAAAAGACGTTTCGCCAGGGGATGTAATAGAGGCTAAGGTTGATATTGTAGCCTTCCATGACTTAACCGGGTATCACGTAATAGAGGTAATGGAAAAAGCTGAAATGTTAAAGGTGTTCGACAAAAATAAAATAGTAATAGCGTTTGATCACTTAGCCCCACCTCCCGATGTTAGAAGCGCGGAAATTCAAGGATATATTAGGAAATTCGTTAGATCGCAGGGAATCCCCAATTTTTATGATATAAATTATGGTATTTTACATGAGGTGTTAATAGAACAGTATGCTAATCCAGGTCAAGTTATATTAGCAGCGGATAGTCATACAACTACATCTGGTGCCGTTGGGGCTTTCGCACAAGGTATGGGAGCAAGTGATATTGCGGCAGCAGTAATAACTGGAAAAACTTGGCTCGTAGTTCCACAGCCTTTTAAAGTAATATTAGAGGGTAAGCCGGCTAAGTGGATTACTGGAAAAGATGTAGCTTTAAAGTTGTTAGGTGATTTTAAGGCAGATTACTTTAATGGAATGTCTATTGAAGTTTTCGTAAAGGATTCCTTAAGTTTCCCAATGGATTACAGAGCTACTGTATCAAATATGGGCATTGAAATGAATGCTGATGCACTTATGTTCATTCCAGATCAAGAAACTAAAAGATATATTAAGGAAATGAGGGGGTATGAGCCAGAGATAATAACGCCAGATAATAACGCTAAATACGTTGATGAATATACGATTCAACTCGATAAATTAGAGCCATTAGTAGCTGCCCCTCATAGTGTAGACAATGTGAAAGTAGTTAATGAACTAGAAGGTACTCCCGTTGATCAAGTTTACATAGGATCGTGCACTAATGGCAGGTTAAGTGATTTTGAGATTGCTGCGAAAATAATGAAAGGTAAAAGGGTAAAAAGTAGATGCATAGCTATACCTGCATCTTACAAAATGTTTAAAGAAGCTTTAGAAAAGGGATATATT
The genomic region above belongs to Saccharolobus caldissimus and contains:
- a CDS encoding glycoside hydrolase family 15 protein — encoded protein: MTRYLILGNGSLTALYDNNFVIRELYWPLTTSNNLDKGRFGIWINGNFSWIEQLNPKIGYLDDTLAVYSTFSFKNVSFYLEDVIDMAYDIWIRKVSLKGGEDKDVRVFVAFDFHIGGIPDGDTALFDPYSDSIIQYKGSRWFLLSSSIPFYQYATGTKEYKGYLGTWKDCEDGELSGNPIAQGSVDFAVSFKAYSDFYIWLVAGKNYNEIRTLNEYVKKRTPQLLLKRNKDYWKAWLNKVEDYGEYNSILKRNLLILQSHIQNNGAVIASLDTDILRFNRDTYNYVWHRDAAFCIMALELMGYFDKPRQFFEFTRRLVTINNALFHKYTVEGHFGSTWHPWTLDYLPIQEDESALFLYTLWFHFSRWKDVDFIKSYYRPVIKSIADFIVNYRDKEIGLPLPSFDLWEERSGVHFYTTITAIAALKAASSFAKFFGEDDVALRYDKVSREMYQALDFFWVGDHYARTLYIKNGNIYDIDKTIDSSTLLAPIFDVIPVNDSRFIKNLETVEEKLNVKGGLARYENDLYLKDGKNPNVWFISTLWLSEVYSLMGEKEKAKEKIDWVLSNSLPTGVIPEQVSENGNYPSVSPLAWSHAELIRALYALKNGKLVPN
- a CDS encoding serine protease, with product MKRIYIIFFVIALGLSIITASISLNHNKSIDPSSIYTLQPANLGNTQNYLINPVFPAHTIASQYGFVTEGNGRVFIGGLYESGNGYLAGAKGAAVVASMLAYQPLTEYDYYLYITSPSPINVGGAVKTDSATVLFLASMLNDQSSINKSMYFLGDVGLEGYMYSTGVVYQRVVQLYEGGIYYLVVPYMMALAEGNNFQMAEQFAKQHNITLMTAEDIPQMYEILTNQMLPKPSGYLDLQFNITSGYYSLSKIYSEYLSLANMNGVNQDILSTAEQYWSEAEALASSGNFTAFYIYPNPAISAITLLVNATHNTSILYTQVNEAVNDAYKTMNLWKLETAAEAEYLLQSNNVSLEVLANAWAGLSLSIKVGPTITPYGLYSGLYNMFVSDVYSAEYVNAITGTHIGNITLLTQIYDNPNVLYDYGFLANYYAKLAIALRDYYLNQLNQSSRQLIYQNIDSYMKNLTTILENAAAYYDGPSVVGYILIKAGETTGNLNLLYYSMAFIRFTMNTEQLTWYNAD
- a CDS encoding 3-isopropylmalate dehydratase large subunit — translated: MSPKTLTEKILSRAAGKDVSPGDVIEAKVDIVAFHDLTGYHVIEVMEKAEMLKVFDKNKIVIAFDHLAPPPDVRSAEIQGYIRKFVRSQGIPNFYDINYGILHEVLIEQYANPGQVILAADSHTTTSGAVGAFAQGMGASDIAAAVITGKTWLVVPQPFKVILEGKPAKWITGKDVALKLLGDFKADYFNGMSIEVFVKDSLSFPMDYRATVSNMGIEMNADALMFIPDQETKRYIKEMRGYEPEIITPDNNAKYVDEYTIQLDKLEPLVAAPHSVDNVKVVNELEGTPVDQVYIGSCTNGRLSDFEIAAKIMKGKRVKSRCIAIPASYKMFKEALEKGYIQTLVDAGCIVTYGTCGPCLGGHFGIAGPGENIVSTSSRNFKGRMGSNDAKVYLSGPAVAAISAIEGKITDPRVI